A region from the Methylocystis iwaonis genome encodes:
- a CDS encoding cytochrome c oxidase assembly protein has translation MSEPARKTLKRPGAIAAALVVGSLGMLGLSFASVPLYRAFCAATGFGGTPQVAKANSTEQGSRSLAVRFDANVSRELPWRFEPEVPKISLRTGETTTVYYKATNLSDKETRGQAAYNVSPDQAGAFFVKVACFCFDEQRLGPGETAEWPVVFYLDPALEKEETMRRVEEITLSYSFFPTKAPATPKTSAEAGQKPKS, from the coding sequence ATGTCCGAGCCCGCCCGCAAGACGCTCAAAAGACCCGGCGCGATCGCCGCGGCGCTTGTCGTCGGCTCTTTGGGCATGCTTGGGCTGTCGTTCGCTTCCGTCCCGCTCTATCGGGCCTTCTGCGCCGCGACCGGATTCGGCGGCACGCCGCAGGTCGCCAAAGCGAATTCGACGGAGCAGGGCAGCCGTTCGCTGGCCGTCCGCTTCGACGCCAATGTGTCGCGCGAGCTCCCGTGGCGTTTCGAGCCCGAGGTCCCTAAAATTTCGCTGCGCACCGGCGAGACGACGACCGTCTATTACAAGGCCACGAATCTCTCCGATAAGGAGACGCGTGGACAGGCGGCCTATAACGTCAGTCCCGATCAGGCCGGCGCATTCTTCGTGAAGGTCGCCTGTTTCTGCTTCGACGAACAAAGGCTCGGCCCCGGCGAGACCGCCGAGTGGCCCGTCGTCTTCTATCTCGACCCCGCGCTCGAGAAGGAAGAGACGATGCGCCGCGTCGAGGAGATCACGCTTTCCTATTCCTTCTTCCCGACCAAAGCGCCGGCGACACCCAAAACCAGCGCCGAAGCCGGGCAGAAGCCCAAGTCCTGA
- a CDS encoding cytochrome c oxidase subunit 3, whose protein sequence is MADGHAKPQHDYHLVDPSPWPIAGAFSALFTAIGAIMWMAQHKGAPIYGQTWGGVLFFIGFALILAVMYAWWSDVVREAQVEGHHTPVVQLHHRYGMILFILSEVMFFVAWFWAFFNSSIFPGDIWQVTRTELFHGVWPPQGVEVLSPWKLPLLNTVILLTSGVTLTWAHHGLLHDNRDQLKKGLMATIGLGLLFSLIQGYEYAHAPFAFSFDPAHPAATNYGSTFFMATGFHGFHVIVGTIFLTVCLARAFKGHFTSGQHLGFEFAAWYWHFVDVVWLFLFCCIYVWGNWGGAME, encoded by the coding sequence ATGGCCGACGGACACGCCAAACCGCAGCATGACTATCATCTTGTCGATCCGAGTCCGTGGCCGATCGCCGGCGCGTTTTCAGCGCTCTTCACGGCCATCGGCGCGATCATGTGGATGGCGCAGCACAAGGGCGCGCCGATCTACGGCCAGACCTGGGGCGGCGTGCTCTTCTTCATCGGCTTCGCGCTGATTCTCGCTGTCATGTACGCTTGGTGGAGCGACGTTGTTCGCGAAGCGCAGGTCGAAGGCCATCACACGCCGGTCGTCCAGCTTCATCACCGCTACGGGATGATCCTGTTCATCCTCTCCGAGGTGATGTTCTTCGTCGCTTGGTTCTGGGCCTTCTTCAATTCCAGCATCTTCCCCGGCGACATCTGGCAGGTGACGCGCACCGAGTTGTTCCATGGCGTTTGGCCGCCGCAAGGCGTCGAAGTGCTGAGCCCCTGGAAGCTGCCGCTGCTCAACACGGTCATCCTGCTGACCTCCGGCGTGACGCTGACCTGGGCGCATCACGGCCTGCTGCACGACAACCGCGATCAGCTCAAGAAGGGCTTGATGGCGACGATCGGCCTGGGCCTGCTCTTCAGCCTGATCCAGGGCTACGAATATGCGCACGCCCCCTTCGCCTTCTCCTTCGATCCGGCGCATCCGGCGGCGACCAATTACGGCTCGACCTTCTTCATGGCGACCGGCTTCCATGGTTTCCACGTCATCGTCGGCACGATCTTCCTGACTGTCTGCCTGGCGCGCGCTTTCAAGGGGCATTTCACGTCGGGTCAGCACCTCGGCTTCGAGTTCGCCGCCTGGTATTGGCACTTCGTTGACGTGGTCTGGTTGTTCCTGTTCTGCTGCATATATGTGTGGGGGAACTGGGGCGGCGCGATGGAGTAA
- a CDS encoding DUF983 domain-containing protein: MAEEQIYPPARVYIDGLLGRCPRCSKGHMIKGLLQVAPKCEVCGLDFSFADTGDGPAIFVMMIAGFLIVGLAWYIEVVYQPPYWVHALIFLPFSAIVCIGLLRPAKGLLIALQYFNKAEEGQRES; the protein is encoded by the coding sequence ATGGCTGAAGAGCAGATTTACCCGCCGGCGCGAGTCTATATCGACGGTCTGCTCGGCAGGTGCCCCCGTTGCAGCAAGGGCCATATGATCAAAGGTCTGCTGCAGGTCGCGCCGAAATGCGAGGTCTGCGGGCTCGATTTCTCTTTCGCCGACACCGGCGACGGACCGGCCATTTTCGTGATGATGATCGCAGGCTTTCTCATCGTCGGCCTCGCCTGGTACATCGAGGTGGTTTATCAGCCGCCCTATTGGGTGCATGCGCTGATCTTCCTGCCGTTCTCGGCAATTGTTTGTATCGGCCTGCTGCGGCCGGCAAAGGGCCTGTTGATCGCGCTCCAATATTTCAACAAGGCCGAAGAGGGCCAGCGCGAATCATGA
- a CDS encoding SURF1 family protein, with the protein MTAGARALLWPAVATALACALLASLGFWQVRRLGEKEALIARVETRAHLAPKALPPQGAWATLSPADYEFTHALARGHYLAGRDALIFMKPPEGFGLEPGYMVVTPFALSAGGVVLIERGFTPASKIDDAEGRAPPAGETEIAGLLRAPQTRNPFTPADAPSRAIWYTRDPAAIAAALGAGGAAPFTLALTSPQSAGPNGFPRLVAAAPEFVNNHLSYAFTWFSLATALLIIFVLYARGRLRGAA; encoded by the coding sequence ATGACAGCGGGCGCGCGGGCGCTGCTCTGGCCCGCAGTCGCAACAGCGCTGGCCTGCGCGCTGCTCGCCAGCCTCGGATTCTGGCAGGTGAGGCGCCTCGGGGAGAAAGAGGCGCTGATCGCGCGTGTTGAGACGCGCGCGCATCTCGCGCCCAAAGCGCTTCCGCCGCAGGGGGCCTGGGCGACGTTGTCGCCCGCCGATTATGAATTCACCCATGCGCTTGCCCGCGGACATTACCTCGCTGGCCGCGACGCCTTGATCTTCATGAAGCCGCCCGAGGGCTTTGGCCTCGAGCCCGGCTATATGGTCGTGACGCCCTTCGCGCTCTCGGCGGGCGGCGTTGTTCTTATCGAGCGCGGATTTACCCCCGCCTCCAAGATCGACGACGCCGAAGGTCGCGCGCCGCCCGCGGGCGAGACGGAGATCGCTGGTCTGCTGCGGGCCCCGCAAACGCGAAACCCCTTCACCCCGGCGGACGCCCCCAGCCGCGCGATCTGGTATACGCGCGACCCGGCGGCGATCGCCGCCGCGCTTGGCGCCGGCGGCGCGGCTCCCTTCACGCTGGCCCTGACCAGCCCGCAGAGCGCCGGCCCGAACGGCTTCCCGCGCCTCGTCGCGGCCGCGCCAGAATTCGTGAATAATCACCTCTCCTACGCCTTTACCTGGTTCTCACTCGCCACCGCGCTGCTGATCATTTTCGTCCTATATGCGCGCGGGCGGCTGAGAGGCGCCGCATAA
- the thrC gene encoding threonine synthase: MRYLSTRGEAAQLAFDDVLLAGLATDGGLYTPLAYPHVSPKDIAALAGQSYADTAAQLIAPFLTEEAAREALREQTKSAYATFRHRAIAPLTQIADNLFVLELFHGPTLAFKDLAMQLLGRMMNDVLEKRNLRATIVGATSGDTGAAAIEAFRGLPRVDVFILYPHGRVSDVQRKQMTCVADENIHTIALEGTFDDAQNILKRLFRNQPFRERVSLAGVNSINWARVVAQMVYYFTSAVSVGAPHRRVSFAVPTGNFGDVLAGYIAKHMGLPIERLIVATNANDILARAIATGRYEPRGVTPTQSPSMDIQVSSNFERLLFDATGRDHAAIRAAFASLEQSGAFDIPAAALAAIRAEFDAASVGEAETTDEIARTWRDAGYVLDPHTATGVRAARARLAQDPATPVVALSTAHPAKFPEAIERAIGKRPLLPESIAARLEGPERFTILENDEARIASFIAERARAARA, encoded by the coding sequence TTGCGCTACCTTTCGACGCGCGGTGAAGCCGCGCAGCTTGCTTTCGACGACGTTTTGCTCGCCGGCCTCGCAACGGACGGCGGCCTCTACACGCCACTCGCCTATCCGCATGTCTCGCCGAAGGACATCGCGGCGCTTGCGGGGCAATCCTACGCCGACACAGCCGCCCAATTGATCGCGCCGTTTCTGACGGAGGAAGCGGCGCGGGAGGCGCTACGCGAGCAGACAAAGTCGGCCTACGCCACCTTCCGGCATCGCGCCATCGCGCCGCTGACCCAGATTGCCGACAATCTCTTCGTGCTGGAGCTTTTCCACGGCCCGACCCTCGCGTTCAAGGATCTGGCCATGCAGCTTCTCGGCCGCATGATGAATGACGTGCTGGAGAAGCGGAATCTGCGCGCCACAATCGTCGGCGCCACCTCGGGCGATACGGGCGCTGCGGCGATTGAAGCGTTTCGCGGCCTGCCGCGCGTCGATGTTTTCATCCTCTATCCGCACGGCCGGGTCTCGGACGTGCAGCGCAAGCAGATGACCTGCGTCGCGGATGAAAATATTCACACGATCGCGCTGGAGGGCACGTTCGACGACGCGCAGAATATTCTCAAGCGTCTGTTCCGCAATCAGCCGTTTCGTGAACGCGTCAGCCTCGCCGGCGTGAATTCCATCAATTGGGCGCGCGTCGTCGCGCAAATGGTCTACTATTTCACCAGCGCCGTCTCCGTCGGCGCGCCGCATCGGCGTGTTTCCTTCGCCGTTCCGACGGGAAATTTCGGCGACGTGCTCGCGGGCTATATCGCCAAACATATGGGCCTGCCGATCGAGCGCCTGATCGTCGCCACCAACGCCAACGACATTCTCGCCCGCGCGATTGCGACCGGGCGCTATGAGCCGCGCGGCGTGACCCCGACGCAATCGCCCTCGATGGACATACAAGTCTCGTCGAATTTCGAGCGTCTGCTGTTCGACGCCACCGGGCGCGACCATGCGGCGATTCGCGCCGCCTTCGCCTCGCTCGAGCAATCCGGCGCTTTTGACATCCCCGCCGCCGCGCTCGCCGCCATTCGCGCCGAGTTCGACGCGGCGTCCGTCGGCGAAGCCGAGACGACCGATGAGATCGCGCGCACCTGGCGGGACGCCGGCTATGTGCTCGACCCGCACACGGCGACCGGCGTGCGCGCGGCGCGGGCGCGGCTGGCGCAGGACCCCGCGACGCCCGTCGTCGCGCTCTCGACGGCTCATCCGGCCAAATTTCCCGAGGCGATCGAACGCGCCATCGGCAAGCGCCCGCTTCTCCCCGAATCGATTGCCGCGCGGCTCGAAGGACCCGAGCGCTTCACCATCCTGGAAAATGACGAAGCGCGCATTGCCAGCTTCATTGCGGAGCGCGCCCGCGCGGCGCGAGCTTGA
- a CDS encoding GNAT family N-acetyltransferase, giving the protein MALFGVLGRRDMPIRGEGVYLRPSEMRDYLEWSSLRERSRTFLTPWEPIWPVDDLTRASFRYRVRRHAEEMARDEAYSFFVFREEDDVLLGGLSFGHVRRGVSQAATLGYWMGEPYAGKGYMTRAVRASCAYIFEKQGLHRIEAACLPTNEPSKRLLERVGFKHEGYARSYLNINGQWRDHLLFALLETDPIPPGKPV; this is encoded by the coding sequence ATGGCTCTTTTTGGCGTTCTTGGCCGTCGCGACATGCCTATCAGAGGCGAGGGGGTCTATCTGCGGCCTTCCGAGATGCGCGACTATCTGGAGTGGTCGTCGCTGCGTGAGAGAAGCCGCACCTTCCTCACGCCCTGGGAGCCGATCTGGCCCGTCGACGATCTCACGCGGGCGAGCTTTCGCTATCGGGTCCGCCGCCATGCGGAGGAGATGGCGCGCGACGAGGCCTATTCGTTTTTTGTTTTCCGCGAGGAGGACGACGTTTTGCTGGGCGGGCTCTCCTTCGGCCACGTGCGACGCGGCGTCTCGCAGGCGGCGACGCTCGGCTATTGGATGGGCGAGCCCTACGCCGGCAAGGGCTATATGACTCGCGCCGTGCGCGCCTCCTGCGCCTATATTTTCGAGAAACAGGGCCTGCATCGCATCGAGGCCGCGTGCTTGCCGACGAATGAGCCCTCCAAGCGGCTCCTTGAGCGCGTCGGCTTCAAACATGAGGGCTATGCCCGATCCTATCTGAACATCAACGGCCAATGGCGCGACCATCTGCTATTCGCGCTTCTGGAGACGGACCCCATCCCGCCCGGCAAGCCTGTATAA
- a CDS encoding WecB/TagA/CpsF family glycosyltransferase: protein MLDLARAPARKEGPYYLTSVNGEVLARRFFDRDFAKLIDCADSIAADGQPLVVASKLFSQKKPLPERVATTDLYPLVARLAQDTGASFYLLGASEEVNRAAYEATRRIAPRLNIVGRSHGFLKGAALEAKLDEINALAPDILWLAMGVPLEQQFVRDYAHRLKNVKMIKTSGGLFDFVAGAKKRAPKWMQLIGLEWAFRLKLEPRRLFKRYLTTNPVAAYLLLTQTH from the coding sequence ATGTTGGACCTCGCACGCGCGCCCGCCCGCAAGGAAGGTCCTTATTACTTGACCTCCGTCAACGGCGAAGTGCTGGCGCGCCGCTTCTTCGACCGGGATTTCGCGAAGTTGATCGACTGCGCCGACTCGATCGCCGCCGACGGCCAGCCGCTCGTCGTGGCCTCCAAGCTCTTTTCACAGAAGAAGCCGTTGCCGGAGCGCGTCGCCACAACGGACCTCTATCCGCTCGTCGCGCGCCTGGCGCAGGATACCGGCGCGAGCTTCTATCTCCTCGGCGCGTCCGAGGAGGTCAATCGCGCCGCCTATGAAGCGACCAGGCGCATCGCGCCGCGCCTCAATATCGTCGGCAGATCGCATGGGTTCCTGAAAGGCGCGGCGCTCGAAGCCAAGCTCGACGAGATCAACGCGCTCGCGCCGGATATTCTCTGGCTGGCCATGGGCGTGCCGCTCGAACAGCAATTCGTGCGCGACTACGCGCATCGGCTGAAAAATGTGAAGATGATCAAGACCTCCGGCGGCCTGTTCGACTTTGTCGCCGGCGCCAAGAAGCGCGCGCCAAAATGGATGCAGCTCATCGGCCTCGAATGGGCGTTTCGGCTGAAGCTAGAGCCGCGGCGGCTGTTCAAGCGCTATCTGACGACCAATCCGGTCGCGGCTTATTTGCTGTTGACGCAGACGCATTAG
- the hisG gene encoding ATP phosphoribosyltransferase, whose protein sequence is MTQKLIVATPSKGRLQENANAFFARAGLELTQGRGARDYRGAIAGLDGVEVAYLSASEITGRLARGDVHFGITGEDLVREEIADPESKVELLAPLGFGHANVVVAVPQAWIDVRAMADLADVADGFRARHGRGLRVATKYLNTTRRFFAQHGVGDYRIVESSGATEGAPAAGSADLIVDITTTGATLAANALKILDDGVILRSQANLVASLSAPWSETAKEAARIILSRIAAEEEARTTREVRAAVALNDAALSEAQANFGATLRERNGDTTTFACPTKQVAALADWLIGKGAQSVTSAKLDYVFKAGNALWGRLAGRL, encoded by the coding sequence ATGACGCAGAAGCTCATCGTGGCGACGCCCTCGAAGGGCCGCCTGCAGGAAAACGCCAACGCCTTCTTCGCCCGCGCCGGCCTGGAACTGACGCAGGGACGCGGCGCCCGCGATTATCGCGGCGCCATCGCCGGCCTCGACGGCGTCGAAGTGGCCTATCTCTCCGCCTCCGAGATCACCGGGCGCCTCGCGCGCGGCGACGTGCATTTCGGCATTACCGGCGAGGACCTCGTGCGCGAGGAGATTGCCGATCCCGAGAGCAAAGTGGAGCTGCTTGCGCCGCTGGGCTTCGGCCACGCCAATGTCGTCGTCGCGGTTCCGCAGGCCTGGATCGACGTGCGCGCCATGGCCGATCTCGCGGACGTCGCCGACGGCTTCCGCGCGCGCCATGGCCGCGGCCTGCGCGTCGCGACGAAATATCTCAACACCACGCGCCGCTTCTTCGCCCAGCATGGCGTCGGCGACTATCGCATCGTCGAAAGCTCCGGCGCCACCGAAGGCGCCCCGGCCGCCGGCTCCGCCGATCTCATCGTGGACATCACCACCACCGGCGCGACGCTCGCCGCCAATGCGCTCAAGATTCTCGACGATGGCGTGATCCTGCGCTCGCAGGCCAATCTGGTCGCGTCGCTCTCGGCGCCCTGGAGCGAGACGGCGAAGGAGGCCGCGCGCATCATCCTCTCGCGCATCGCGGCGGAAGAGGAAGCGCGGACGACGCGCGAGGTGCGGGCGGCGGTCGCGCTGAACGATGCGGCTTTGAGCGAGGCGCAGGCCAATTTCGGCGCCACGCTGCGCGAGCGCAATGGCGACACGACGACCTTCGCCTGTCCGACGAAGCAGGTCGCGGCCCTCGCGGACTGGCTGATCGGCAAGGGCGCCCAGAGCGTGACGAGCGCCAAGCTCGATTATGTCTTCAAAGCCGGCAATGCGCTGTGGGGAAGACTGGCTGGTCGACTGTAG
- a CDS encoding ATP phosphoribosyltransferase regulatory subunit — translation MTADKAPDRQAPERIAADRLAAILAHFERAGFTRHEPRLLQPAGVFLDRSGEDFRGHLYLTTNASGAELCLRPEYTIPVCLDYLATPQAGEAAAFAYGGSIFRAPLHGASGEGEFLQAGIESFGRDDREAADAEILGAALDAAAAGGAKGLSVRIGDAGLVSAFLDGLDLPPVWRRRVESGHARAQSIAEIFTPPNRRGAEQSGVLAALAKVDSADARRLVEDLLAIAGITPVGGRSAAEIAERFLDQATLTEGAGVSPEKRALAEAFFAIEGAPDIASAALRKLAEDAKLDLTAALDSFDTRASFIAARGLNLDDMVFSASFARHLDYYSGFVFEARRADESAPVIGGGRYDRLLKTLGAKADIPAVGAAIWIDRLAGAARAGEAA, via the coding sequence GTGACCGCCGATAAAGCCCCCGACCGCCAAGCCCCGGAGAGAATCGCCGCCGACAGGCTCGCGGCCATTCTTGCGCATTTCGAACGGGCCGGCTTCACGCGCCACGAGCCCCGGCTTCTGCAGCCCGCTGGCGTTTTTCTCGATCGCTCGGGCGAAGATTTTCGCGGTCATCTCTATCTGACGACCAACGCCTCCGGCGCCGAGCTCTGCCTACGGCCGGAATATACGATCCCCGTGTGCCTCGATTATCTCGCGACGCCGCAAGCGGGAGAGGCCGCCGCCTTCGCCTATGGCGGCTCGATCTTCCGCGCGCCTTTGCACGGGGCGTCGGGCGAAGGGGAATTTCTGCAAGCTGGCATAGAGAGCTTCGGCCGCGACGATCGCGAGGCTGCTGACGCCGAAATTCTCGGCGCCGCGCTTGACGCCGCCGCCGCTGGCGGAGCCAAAGGGCTTTCGGTGCGCATCGGCGACGCCGGGTTGGTGTCGGCCTTTCTCGACGGGCTCGACCTGCCGCCGGTGTGGCGCCGACGCGTCGAGTCGGGCCATGCGCGCGCCCAGTCGATCGCTGAAATTTTCACGCCGCCCAACCGCCGCGGCGCCGAGCAGTCGGGCGTGCTCGCCGCGCTCGCCAAGGTCGACTCGGCCGACGCGCGGCGGCTGGTGGAAGACCTCCTCGCCATCGCCGGCATCACGCCAGTCGGCGGCCGCAGCGCGGCGGAGATCGCCGAGCGCTTCCTCGATCAGGCGACGCTCACCGAGGGCGCCGGCGTCTCGCCTGAGAAACGGGCCTTGGCGGAAGCCTTTTTCGCCATAGAAGGCGCGCCGGACATCGCTTCCGCGGCCCTGCGCAAGCTTGCCGAGGACGCCAAGCTCGACCTCACGGCGGCGCTCGATTCCTTCGACACCCGCGCGAGCTTCATCGCCGCTCGCGGCTTGAACCTCGACGACATGGTCTTCTCGGCGAGCTTCGCCCGTCACCTCGACTATTACTCGGGCTTCGTCTTCGAAGCGCGCCGCGCGGACGAGAGTGCGCCCGTCATCGGCGGCGGCCGCTACGACCGGCTTTTGAAGACGCTCGGCGCCAAGGCCGATATTCCGGCCGTGGGCGCCGCCATCTGGATCGATAGACTAGCCGGCGCCGCGCGCGCGGGAGAGGCGGCATGA
- a CDS encoding hemerythrin domain-containing protein codes for MAKQMDEWDEKGSGKGMQEKTSGNGERQKADAIEMLKADHRRVEGLFDKFEQAKRRAEKSKLAQQICLELTIHAELEEEIFYPACREHVDDPLLDEAQVEHDTAKILTAEIAMGTPQSDPFFDAKVTVLGEYVRRHIQEEEKSPDSIFAKALEGGVDTAALGKRMMARRDELMEQFSEELLLPQPKTLHIQLAQEEEVWAEPPGREAPRGGRGRESWESRRGEEGRGWEEEERPSPWGGREEEGRRRGEEEPRGARGGWEERRGGQAQARGREEERGGQSSQHRGWHGDPKRHSEASRRGWEHRR; via the coding sequence ATGGCGAAGCAGATGGACGAATGGGACGAAAAGGGTTCCGGGAAGGGAATGCAGGAGAAAACCAGCGGAAACGGCGAAAGGCAGAAAGCCGACGCCATCGAAATGCTGAAGGCGGACCACCGCCGCGTCGAGGGGCTTTTCGACAAATTTGAGCAGGCGAAGCGGCGCGCCGAGAAATCGAAGCTCGCACAGCAGATCTGCCTCGAGCTCACCATCCATGCGGAGCTGGAGGAGGAAATCTTCTACCCGGCCTGCCGCGAGCATGTCGACGACCCGCTGCTCGACGAGGCCCAGGTCGAGCATGACACCGCGAAAATCCTGACTGCCGAGATCGCCATGGGCACGCCGCAGAGCGACCCGTTCTTCGACGCGAAGGTGACGGTGCTCGGGGAATATGTACGCCGGCATATCCAGGAGGAGGAAAAGAGCCCCGACAGCATCTTCGCCAAGGCGCTGGAAGGCGGCGTCGATACGGCGGCGCTCGGCAAGCGGATGATGGCGCGGCGCGACGAGCTGATGGAGCAGTTCTCCGAGGAGCTGCTGCTGCCGCAACCCAAGACCCTGCATATTCAGTTGGCGCAGGAGGAGGAAGTCTGGGCCGAGCCGCCCGGCCGGGAAGCGCCGCGCGGCGGCCGCGGACGCGAAAGCTGGGAAAGCCGGCGCGGCGAGGAAGGACGCGGCTGGGAGGAAGAAGAGCGCCCGTCGCCCTGGGGCGGCCGCGAGGAGGAAGGACGCCGGCGGGGAGAGGAGGAGCCTCGCGGGGCCCGCGGCGGCTGGGAGGAGCGCCGGGGCGGGCAGGCGCAGGCGCGCGGCCGCGAAGAAGAGCGCGGCGGCCAATCTTCTCAGCATCGAGGCTGGCACGGCGATCCCAAACGCCACTCCGAGGCCTCGCGCCGCGGCTGGGAGCATCGTCGCTGA
- a CDS encoding ATPase domain-containing protein, with product MPRFPTGVPGLDEVLQGGLPRGALILVEGPPGSGKTTVALQFLLAAAQRGESCLLASNAETPEQLERIVASHGWSLEGVHMTSLSEASGGEELPTSDYTLFPEAEVEIDETLQHLFSEVERLKPTLLVLDTISSLRVVAPTPAFHRRQLKRIRDFMAARGCTTVMLDEASMTEKDLRSQTLSDGLIELQQVDFHYGADRRRLRVRKLRGCRYLSGAHDFTITTGGLEVYPRLVAQSYAATPSFEPLESAVPEIDALTGGGVARGSSTLVVGPAGIGKSTISTLYVMAAAARGEKSCVLLFDENIPTYIARSEGLGLKIQAAKEAGLVSVIHLDPAELSAGQVASLLIRHVEANGAKVVVVDTLNGYLQSAMEEPSVYLHIRELISYLSRRQVVTLLTLTQHGILGPETATPIDLSFLADNVFLLRYFEMKGALIRLCRSSKSGPGGTSTQSVNSWWGTVA from the coding sequence ATGCCCCGCTTTCCGACTGGCGTTCCGGGCCTCGACGAGGTCTTGCAGGGAGGGCTTCCACGCGGCGCGCTGATCTTGGTCGAAGGGCCTCCCGGCAGCGGGAAGACGACCGTCGCATTGCAGTTTCTGCTTGCCGCCGCCCAGAGGGGCGAGAGCTGTCTGCTGGCGTCCAACGCCGAGACGCCCGAACAGCTCGAACGCATCGTCGCATCCCACGGCTGGAGCCTGGAAGGCGTTCATATGACCTCCTTGTCGGAGGCGAGCGGCGGAGAGGAGCTTCCAACGTCGGATTACACCCTCTTTCCAGAAGCAGAGGTGGAGATCGACGAAACCCTCCAGCACCTCTTCTCGGAAGTCGAAAGACTAAAACCGACGCTGTTGGTCCTCGACACGATTTCCAGCCTGAGGGTTGTTGCGCCCACGCCAGCCTTCCATCGGCGCCAGCTCAAGCGCATTCGGGATTTCATGGCCGCGCGCGGCTGCACGACAGTGATGCTGGACGAAGCCTCGATGACCGAAAAGGATCTACGCAGCCAAACGCTTTCCGACGGCCTTATCGAGCTGCAGCAAGTCGATTTCCATTATGGCGCCGATCGGCGTCGCCTCAGAGTTCGAAAGCTTCGAGGTTGCCGATATCTCAGTGGCGCGCATGATTTCACGATCACGACCGGGGGACTCGAGGTCTATCCCCGCCTCGTCGCACAGAGCTATGCGGCCACGCCGAGTTTTGAGCCGCTCGAAAGCGCCGTTCCGGAGATCGACGCACTGACCGGCGGCGGCGTTGCGCGCGGGTCCAGCACGCTCGTCGTTGGGCCCGCCGGTATCGGCAAGTCCACAATATCGACGCTTTACGTGATGGCGGCGGCGGCGCGCGGCGAAAAAAGTTGCGTGCTTCTCTTCGACGAGAACATCCCCACCTATATAGCGCGAAGCGAGGGCCTGGGACTCAAAATCCAGGCCGCAAAAGAGGCAGGGCTTGTCAGCGTCATACATCTCGATCCGGCGGAGCTCAGCGCGGGCCAGGTCGCCAGCCTTCTCATCCGCCACGTCGAAGCGAATGGCGCGAAGGTGGTGGTCGTCGACACTTTGAACGGCTACCTTCAGTCCGCGATGGAGGAGCCGAGCGTGTACCTGCACATACGGGAGCTCATCTCCTATTTGAGCCGCCGCCAGGTCGTGACCCTGCTGACCCTCACCCAGCATGGCATTCTCGGCCCCGAGACGGCGACGCCGATCGATCTCAGCTTTCTCGCCGACAATGTCTTCCTGCTGCGTTACTTCGAGATGAAGGGCGCGCTCATAAGGCTCTGTCGGTCGTCAAAAAGCGGACCGGGGGGCACGAGCACACAATCCGTGAACTCGTGGTGGGGCACGGTCGCATAG